CTTGAGCAGCAGGAACGTTGGCAGCGCCTCCACTCGGTACCGCTCCACGATATCCTGTGAACGTGATATCAGTGAGGTACGAGTTATACATGCACAGTTTGGTTATCCGATCCGAAATTAGTtactctctctgtaaagaaatacCCCCTCAAGAAATATAAGAATGTtaatatatttctttacagagggagtaatatccACGCATGCCTACGTTGTCATACTTTGAACTTGTCGACGTCCACCTGGCAGAATATGGCGGCCCACCTCTTCGCCACGGCCATGGCCCTGAAGGGTCTCATCATCACCCTGCACGGCTCGTTCCAGCTCGCCCAGAACATGAGCACCACCTTGATTTCAAACAGAAAAATCATAGCTTCAGAAATTCATTAAATCCAACGAGAAACACAGCAGTTAACTAAAATGATTGCGTAGGTACCGGATAGGTTTGCGCCAGGGCGGACTCTAGCTCTTGAGAGCTTGTGATGATGTAATAGCTCCAGTAATAGCCTCTGCGGGGCGGCTTAAACACTAGACAAGACAACAGTTAAAATTACAGCGGGACAAATATATATTCCGTCGGCGAGCTAGCCATCATCGCCAAACATAGGAAAGTAGTCATGCGTACGTACCATCGACATTGGTGGTCAATGACATGATGCCGCCTTTGCTCCCACCGTCCCACGGTGTGGTCGATGCCAATATATAGATGGTTGTAGCTTAGGCCTCAAGCTGGTAGGGTATGTGCATGAGAGCGACATTTCAGTGTTTGGATGGGACGGAATAGATGCTGGCCGGCCAGTAACGGCGATTAAAGTAAAGTTTTTTTTGTGGGAACCGATTAAAGTAAAGTTGAGGTGGATGTTCACACATGCAATCACGGTGCGCGTATCTCTCCTTCCTTGGTATTCTCACTACTACAGCCTAAAGCAGCTCCTCGCTATTATTTAGTCTCTTTAGTAGCTATACTGCCTCTataagaaatataagagtgtttagatcactaacatagtgatctaaatgctcttatatttctttatggagggagtagttAGTAGGAAGAACTGAGGTGTTTGGTTTCCCTTAATGGAAATCGGAAGGGGTGAAGCCCTTCTTTGTTTCAAAAAAGAAATATCTTACAAACCAAAGTAAATATATAAATAAGGCGCTATACTTCAATAAACGTAAGAATCCTATTATCAAACCTAGTTATAGCTAGATGCTCATTTGCAACACGTTGATTTTTCATTTGATCCTTCATA
Above is a genomic segment from Triticum aestivum cultivar Chinese Spring unplaced genomic scaffold, IWGSC CS RefSeq v2.1 scaffold216182, whole genome shotgun sequence containing:
- the LOC123176716 gene encoding thioredoxin is translated as MSLTTNVDVFKPPRRGYYWSYYIITSSQELESALAQTYPVVLMFWASWNEPCRVMMRPFRAMAVAKRWAAIFCQVDVDKFKDIVERYRVEALPTFLLLKQGVEKGRVVGAKVADLRTIIMANI